A genome region from Verrucomicrobiaceae bacterium includes the following:
- a CDS encoding SUMF1/EgtB/PvdO family nonheme iron enzyme — protein sequence MLVAGDKVYTRFNGQPVVVGDLSPIIPWVQCHLMGGLSYSLRDTEYAILDDIPDPLKVLGWEVPEATTEKPSTATPSDAVLKTRNDGGKLKFWGKTRRGEANPGGAADFDDFVQVSVEDIGWAARRSSVQEVWLAATSSNPQVKDVPFPVKGRALSRAGLVAALQAPEGAYRDPIYFNGNVTHPNATSLLKTKNAVLWLGADGTILTVGSQADNWKGIKPPDNFFAKAHAYTASEQTFISARNGSPVESWNSVTGQKHEFAILSDQVQEMDAAADFVVILTKDGEVKLFMDDGRPMRSADPRGAKAPSGKGGFITVRAGRGMAAAQKPDGSWIAWGDSEKLAAKVAELGHVIDLDFDYDGKQSELMIWIEPVDGSTAASSPKDEGWRDFLAELAEGPRKNEQLGIFWKRESSGWRVAKYFTFMIPDETGCDLAIRATGTSSRLSVFARSDYSGSLYASAGFAKIQRSDEVLKQFKLGQNFDASKGHTVELRAIGNTLTLLIDDKELGSVEDDTHPVGGQFGVTAGEGSFVEKVEYRFLNEPAKTGATARDPQSTAEAKKRLVEARAHLKAGDLAETRKLAESALTTAPGDLTTQAEVALILAESQAPERAAALAQEFVTQAEAEHSQFAAITELRVKLTPTLKQYDQHLRTAAELVSKGDDAGEIRELKAALTLVPDGKQAAEKLTASPLHVGRALPGRKFSNELGHTFVPVAGLPNVLFSIWETRVKDFEAFVKETGYDMSEQRNSNPSLTWKKLGFEQTGDHPVVMVARYDAEAFCRWLTDKERAANRLLPGQVYRLPTDREWSAAMGILDEKGDFSVGRQFPTDVFPWPKDTQPKHNAENCFWKNDDFPNTAPAGSGLANRFGLYDMIGNVKEICADPWDFSSIPQVVLRGGSFRQPETRSHQRDTLSGGFHGHQNLDRAKVDAGFRCVLDLKSEAMRLVQADLEAAVEKFHHTNNEGGKRVEFTTLATDEMVLLDMTRWGYPSSEALVFFAELPVTHLFVHGGAIKKPFDALKKMPLRVLCVDNLFPEENFLETVRGLPLQWLLIDQNEQGKMSIASLGPLAGMKLKGLDLVNFKHLKSLEPLHSMPLEELHLRGSTPTLDLKPLQGAPLVHLTIPKDAPREWMLAASTLFPTLARGFDSRSAQFLAPVKAALAKEDDREAMRLLDEDEKTFASLPWWAGEFGKSLRSDYTKMRATVTAASWMRRAREGDFAEITRDAKIFNGHAYLLVRGAITLDDGQRAAQALGGHLVTITSKEENDFLLREFMTGKDAPREILLGAEKRNGTEGGWHGWHWVTGEDWPYTYWADTAAAARPEAGQHVGLHAMGNSSSWWYTTGPRQAIIIEWETPTPQPLGKK from the coding sequence ATGCTGGTGGCTGGCGACAAGGTGTACACCCGGTTCAATGGCCAGCCCGTGGTTGTCGGCGACTTGAGTCCCATCATCCCCTGGGTGCAATGTCATCTGATGGGAGGCCTGAGCTACAGCCTGCGTGATACCGAATACGCCATCCTCGACGACATCCCCGACCCGCTCAAGGTGCTGGGGTGGGAGGTGCCAGAGGCCACCACGGAGAAGCCCAGCACCGCCACGCCCTCCGATGCTGTGCTCAAGACCAGAAACGATGGTGGCAAACTCAAGTTCTGGGGCAAAACAAGACGCGGAGAAGCCAACCCCGGCGGAGCAGCGGACTTTGATGACTTCGTGCAAGTGTCGGTGGAAGACATCGGATGGGCTGCGAGGAGATCGAGCGTCCAGGAGGTCTGGCTGGCCGCTACTAGCTCTAATCCCCAAGTCAAAGATGTTCCCTTCCCGGTGAAGGGACGGGCCTTGTCTAGGGCCGGTTTAGTAGCGGCTCTCCAGGCACCGGAAGGAGCCTACCGCGACCCGATCTACTTCAATGGAAATGTGACTCACCCGAATGCAACTTCACTTCTCAAAACGAAAAACGCGGTCCTTTGGTTGGGCGCGGATGGCACCATTCTCACGGTCGGTTCTCAGGCGGATAACTGGAAGGGCATCAAGCCTCCGGATAACTTTTTCGCCAAGGCTCATGCTTACACCGCTTCCGAACAAACCTTCATCTCAGCCCGAAATGGAAGCCCTGTGGAAAGTTGGAACTCCGTTACCGGACAGAAACACGAATTCGCCATCTTATCGGACCAAGTGCAAGAGATGGATGCGGCGGCTGATTTTGTGGTAATCCTCACGAAGGACGGGGAAGTCAAACTCTTCATGGATGACGGACGCCCGATGCGCAGCGCCGATCCTCGCGGTGCGAAAGCACCCTCAGGCAAAGGAGGCTTCATCACCGTCCGTGCCGGGCGCGGGATGGCCGCTGCGCAAAAGCCGGATGGCAGTTGGATCGCCTGGGGCGACTCGGAAAAGCTCGCGGCCAAAGTGGCGGAACTCGGTCACGTCATTGACCTCGATTTCGACTATGACGGGAAGCAAAGCGAGCTGATGATTTGGATCGAGCCGGTGGACGGAAGCACGGCGGCGAGTTCCCCCAAAGATGAAGGCTGGCGCGACTTCCTCGCCGAACTCGCCGAGGGTCCGCGCAAGAACGAGCAACTCGGGATTTTCTGGAAGCGTGAGAGCAGTGGCTGGCGGGTCGCCAAATACTTCACCTTCATGATTCCAGACGAAACGGGATGCGACCTCGCCATTCGTGCGACGGGAACCAGCAGCCGGCTGAGTGTCTTTGCCCGCAGCGACTACTCGGGATCGCTCTACGCCAGTGCAGGATTCGCCAAAATCCAGCGCTCGGACGAAGTCCTCAAGCAATTCAAGCTCGGCCAGAACTTTGACGCATCCAAGGGCCATACCGTCGAACTCCGAGCCATCGGAAACACGCTCACTCTACTCATTGATGACAAAGAACTGGGATCGGTGGAGGACGACACCCACCCGGTCGGAGGACAGTTCGGAGTCACCGCTGGGGAAGGCAGCTTCGTCGAGAAGGTGGAATACCGGTTCCTGAATGAACCCGCAAAGACGGGTGCAACCGCACGAGATCCTCAATCCACCGCCGAAGCCAAAAAACGCCTTGTCGAGGCGCGGGCACATCTCAAGGCGGGTGATCTGGCTGAGACGCGGAAGCTAGCGGAGTCGGCGCTCACCACCGCACCGGGTGATCTGACCACGCAGGCGGAGGTGGCGCTGATCCTGGCCGAGTCGCAGGCACCCGAGCGGGCAGCGGCGCTGGCGCAGGAGTTTGTCACGCAGGCCGAGGCAGAGCATTCGCAGTTTGCTGCCATCACCGAGCTGCGGGTGAAGCTCACGCCGACGCTCAAGCAATACGACCAGCACCTGCGCACGGCGGCGGAACTGGTCAGCAAAGGCGATGACGCGGGTGAAATCCGCGAACTCAAAGCCGCGCTCACCCTCGTGCCGGATGGCAAGCAGGCCGCCGAGAAGCTGACCGCGAGCCCGCTCCATGTCGGTCGTGCCTTGCCGGGCCGCAAATTCTCCAACGAACTCGGCCACACCTTCGTCCCCGTCGCCGGCCTGCCCAACGTCCTCTTCAGCATCTGGGAGACGCGGGTGAAGGATTTTGAAGCCTTCGTGAAGGAGACCGGCTACGACATGAGCGAGCAACGCAACAGCAACCCATCGCTCACATGGAAAAAACTCGGCTTTGAGCAGACAGGTGATCATCCCGTCGTGATGGTCGCTCGCTACGACGCGGAAGCCTTCTGCCGTTGGCTCACCGACAAAGAGCGCGCCGCCAACCGCCTGTTGCCCGGCCAAGTCTATCGCCTGCCCACCGACCGTGAATGGAGCGCCGCGATGGGCATCCTCGATGAAAAGGGCGACTTCTCCGTCGGCCGCCAATTCCCGACTGATGTCTTCCCCTGGCCGAAAGACACCCAGCCGAAGCACAACGCAGAAAACTGTTTCTGGAAGAACGACGACTTCCCGAATACTGCCCCGGCCGGCAGCGGCCTCGCCAATCGCTTCGGGCTTTATGACATGATCGGCAACGTTAAGGAAATTTGCGCCGATCCGTGGGACTTCAGCAGTATTCCGCAAGTTGTTCTGCGTGGAGGATCGTTTCGCCAACCCGAGACGCGCTCCCATCAGCGCGACACCCTTTCGGGCGGATTCCACGGCCATCAAAATCTCGATCGCGCCAAGGTCGATGCCGGCTTTCGCTGCGTGCTTGATCTCAAGTCGGAAGCGATGCGCCTGGTGCAGGCCGATCTCGAAGCAGCCGTGGAGAAGTTCCACCACACGAATAACGAGGGAGGGAAACGAGTGGAATTCACCACCCTCGCCACAGATGAGATGGTGCTGCTGGATATGACCCGATGGGGTTATCCCTCCAGTGAGGCGCTCGTTTTTTTCGCCGAACTGCCTGTCACCCATCTTTTCGTGCATGGCGGTGCGATCAAAAAACCGTTCGATGCCCTCAAAAAGATGCCTCTGCGCGTCCTCTGCGTGGACAATCTCTTCCCGGAGGAAAACTTTCTCGAGACCGTGCGTGGGCTACCCCTGCAATGGTTATTGATTGACCAGAACGAGCAAGGGAAGATGAGCATAGCGAGCCTCGGGCCGCTGGCAGGGATGAAGCTCAAGGGGCTGGACTTGGTGAACTTCAAACACCTCAAAAGCCTTGAGCCGCTGCACAGCATGCCTCTGGAGGAATTGCACCTGCGAGGTTCGACTCCGACGCTCGACCTGAAGCCGCTGCAAGGTGCCCCTTTGGTGCATCTTACCATCCCAAAAGACGCCCCGAGGGAGTGGATGCTGGCGGCGAGCACCCTTTTCCCGACTTTGGCCCGAGGTTTCGATTCCCGCTCCGCACAGTTTCTTGCCCCCGTGAAGGCTGCTCTTGCCAAAGAAGACGACCGCGAGGCTATGCGGCTGCTCGACGAGGATGAAAAGACGTTTGCCAGCCTTCCATGGTGGGCGGGGGAATTTGGCAAGTCGCTGCGCAGTGATTACACCAAGATGCGTGCCACAGTCACCGCAGCCAGTTGGATGCGCCGTGCCCGTGAAGGTGACTTTGCCGAAATCACCCGCGACGCCAAGATCTTCAACGGCCACGCCTACCTTCTCGTGCGCGGGGCGATCACCCTTGACGATGGCCAGCGCGCCGCACAGGCGCTCGGCGGGCATCTCGTCACGATCACGAGCAAGGAGGAGAACGACTTTCTCCTGCGGGAATTCATGACAGGGAAGGACGCTCCGCGCGAAATCCTGCTCGGCGCGGAAAAGCGCAATGGCACTGAAGGCGGCTGGCACGGCTGGCATTGGGTGACGGGCGAAGATTGGCCCTACACGTATTGGGCGGATACTGCGGCGGCGGCCAGACCCGAGGCGGGTCAACACGTCGGACTGCACGCCATGGGCAACTCGAGTAGTTGGTGGTATACCACTGGCCCTCGGCAGGCGATCATCATCGAATGGGAAACCCCCACGCCGCAGCCGCTGGGGAAAAAGTGA